A stretch of the Hippoglossus hippoglossus isolate fHipHip1 chromosome 1, fHipHip1.pri, whole genome shotgun sequence genome encodes the following:
- the LOC117761644 gene encoding palmitoyltransferase ZDHHC23-like, protein MKWEKLKPPEPDDPMCCCECDIYQYGCCCDCEDLDEAFNRWLRHKPPHSGCHSPVLGALIDNLEISMIPALVLLPLLLRAAALHYLLGIIILTALPSLVLWYYYATHRKRRRTLFFLTLALFSLAYMYYLFITEILPRGDVSHLQLCTVTAGMILTIGSLIHTKRGPGFHTTSYHSQSEEVNKDSTHLNGSIQSAASSSSPPALTEKWSRCSVCKTVRPPRARHCRTCGSCVKRLDHHCVWINSCVGQANHRSFLLTLLVFVLTSLYGISLVLCSICPRQYVMTALFYCPGVYSQSRYICAKQSCEQRQSGLL, encoded by the exons atgaaatgggagaagttaaagcctccggagccagatgatcccatgtgctgctgcgagtgtgatatctaccagtacggatgctgctgtgactgtgaagatctggacgaggcctttaacag GTGGCTGAGACACAAACCCCCTCACAGCGGATGTCACTCTCCTGTTCTCGGGGCCCTGATTGACAACCTGGAGATCTCCATGATCCcggccctggtgctgctgcctctgctgctccgggCCGCAGCGCTGCACTACCTGCTGGGCATCATCATCCTGACAGCTCTGCCCAGCCTGGTCCTCTGGTACTACTACGCCACGCACCGCAAGAGGAGAcgcaccctcttcttcctcactctggcgctgttctctctggcctacatgtattacctcttcatcacagagattcTACCGCGTGGGGACGTCAGccatctgcagctgtgcactgtgACTGCTGGGATGATCCTCACCATCGGATCTCTCATTCACACCAAGAGAGGCCCAGGGTTTCACACCACCTCCTATCACAGCCAGAGTGAGGAGGTTAACAAGGACTCTACACATCTTAATGGATCCATCCAAtcagcggcctcctcctcctctcctcctgccctgacagaaaagtggagcagatgctctgtgtgcaaaacaGTGCGACCCCCGCGGGCCAGACACTGTCGAACCTGTGGATCCTGCGTCAAGCGTCTGGACCACCACTGTGTCTG GATAAACAGCTGTGTCGGACAGGCAAACCAccgcagtttcctgctgaccctcTTGGTGTTCGTGCTGACCTCTCTGTATGGGATCAGTTTGGTGCTTTGCAGCATCTGTCCTCGGCAGTATGTCATGACGGCTCTCTTCTACTGCCCCGGTGTCTACAGCCAGTCCAGGTACA
- the foxe1 gene encoding forkhead box protein E1, translated as MTMPVVKVEKDSAADTLSDSNPPPQTEEQPKGRRRKRPLQRGKPPYSYIALISMAIANAPDRKLTLGGIYKFITERFPFYRDNSKKWQNSIRHNLTLNDCFIKIPREPGRPGKGNYWALDPNAEDMFESGSFLRRRKRFKRLDLTTYAAFVQETPVFSPVQIARSAAYTSSFYSNMTVSPTYGQQLPSAYYPSSSPPGFGPGQTRTFSINNLMGHPTPASMLGGQGAEGMQQPSRSFTPEGLPNGSSPCSLGAPAYQGQACGGPVPSRASTHPGFTYSGQSIHPHHGSYVQAHSQGYAATGRLHASAHGHAESMEHYGRISPVQLGSFSQYNSAAGPISNTGGYLRHPTYPGNIDRFVSAI; from the coding sequence ATGACAATGCCGGTGGTCAAAGTGGAGaaagactctgcagcagacacttTGTCTGACTCCAACCCTCCgccacagacagaggagcagccCAAAGgtcggaggaggaagagacctCTCCAGCGAGGGAAACCCCCTTACAGCTACATCGCTCTCATTTCCATGGCCATAGCAAATGCCCCGGATCGAAAACTGACCCTGGGGGGCATCTACAAATTCATCACAGAGCGTTTCCCCTTTTACAGAGACAATTCAAAGAAGTGGCAGAACTCCATCCGCCACAACTTGACACTCAATGATTGTTTTATCAAGATCCCCCGAGAGCCAGGGAGGCCAGGAAAGGGCAACTACTGGGCTCTAGATCCAAACGCAGAGGACATGTTCGAGAGCGGCAGCTTCCTGAGGCGGAGAAAGAGGTTTAAGCGCTTAGACTTGACCACCTACGCCGCATTTGTCCAGGAGACACCAGTTTTCTCTCCTGTCCAGATTGCCAGGTCAGCTGCATATACCAGCTCATTCTACTCCAACATGACCGTCAGTCCGACCTACGGGCAGCAGCTACCGTCTGCCTACTACCCCTCGTCATCACCTCCTGGTTTCGGACCAGGTCAGACCCGCACGTTCAGCATCAATAACCTCATGGGACACCCGACCCCAGCGAGCATGCTGGGAGGTCAAGGGGCCGAGGGGATGCAGCAGCCCAGTCGGAGCTTCACTCCTGAGGGGCTTCCGAACGGATCCAGTCCCTGCAGCCTGGGAGCCCCGGCTTACCAGGGCCAAGCATGCGGGGGACCCGTGCCGTCCCGCGCCTCTACCCATCCCGGGTTCACCTACTCCGGGCAAAGCATCCACCCACACCACGGCTCATATGTACAGGCCCATAGCCAGGGCTATGCAGCAACAGGACGCCTCCATGCCTCAGCCCACGGACACGCAGAGTCCATGGAGCATTACGGCAGGATCTCCCCAGTGCAGCTGGGTTCCTTCTCCCAGTATAACAGTGCTGCGGGTCCCATCAGCAACACCGGGGGTTACCTGCGACACCCCACATACCCAGGGAATATAGACAGGTTTGTGTCTGCTATCTGA
- the spag5 gene encoding sperm-associated antigen 5 — protein sequence MSSRKSSSTGEGLPSSKNGERTPLRSLENGMLHLSTPSSRRKSSADTVKTIKDDVPLYACSPEAAWGLGDVTFKSFICPGGEVEISGSSVCAEQSIILPYDQDTSITATEDTVISDSMIVESCSDHTEHPYYNLEMIDASSVDAEAAAASFYEIDNTALASGSLEDEHATHDSVVSPNHCSGERDACDRGEVEVADVTRQHDETIPLPQAQLNESSQDNSLNSSNVSDCGQLCQADHPNSTSVHGVPVPTTVFETKGTKLSDVTFKSFNCSGGEMELSDGTNLINETIPLPMVTSTLSYSDGMNQSVLAGDHDVQNDNDHLDHPYCCDESSSSTSRGNLSTAQEPLSCSTNGIDEVKQISLVAPDSETDGEEDAAFGSVFKVEDGVEHSNVTSLSEKTISLSDHHAVICQPLDDNTAPASVTQDQIQADYELLNCHEGNDEVVLDHPPVFYTSSLINTSLNQLDNESNCQFQETSKHSIHPEDSALPSMLHKTESSDCNKSVAPAEGPTPVEVQQHLEIVSQVHSTSGAPEPSEAKDSALGSSENGHALSNSAEHLHADNIPGILKALSQCPSLASALKFGILSPVVRRISTFKTRTDRALDNFLADDSVVDGEKSLMPPVIGDPSGLWAEHLESPMSRPLFNSTVLGYNTQSGPVPEPEKGVSVKPCAITQSEAEKPVLDYPLIADGPLQQQLRQMAEFLMFASGKMGPAGVSAYALPPAAATVPSAITTPAESHSVCVGTSAVELVDHSINTSGQFERKREFTVVDSCTLTDPLLWNLPPGSLECFPREELEQRLRSSMIMVEALVQQLTAAREQGCHSAGPAPSELREKLVQTDHTELSQTSMYRDLYMEALSRISDLELDGSSLQSLIQWMQDTRVTMTSLTSDTDAALSNMKGIEDVVREDQQSLTVHYGKMKALLENTKVTQMRMMQKVKDALHQRNDMRTQMEDAFTAKEAAFSAMEQLRTHCGTEMSELQKSLGSQQQLLAALNQAYPEQVALNQAYSETLNSASNLLSETMEEQSSLMKELCTVRGFLQKTAPMLLKLNDKAAAALRERDEHFSARDQAVEEKEQIEEELNQTKWNLQTAREEIGDLNLQLTILSSEMGVLRQKLTERDEERGQLERKVTELSATVSSTLASYTFLEQALTSETTKLQKSWKDIQQAKDKANELETSLDQSEERVSELSQALAQSEEQLDQLQTLSQSQKLQIQKLQNVCTQLSGVREMNEFLQMENELAREQVVESERLLRANLQALRERNIHCEDLKTEHSQLQLENRNLQEQLETTASRASATQLELGEKLAQAVTEITLLHHTLRGLTNELHAALNDKKSEEQGDKEFPTLQHSERRHPSSSFVDRIMVALTTEKEEDGKLEMLPEPDVPEPQCEALFSEKSAFTRIAAFTPKKSLRAVVEFEPEEDDQSNVAELLADLGSTVTELISALKLVQERKDAELEELHNTIYGLQEEQQASNSKHIAEVFQLQHQLNRLNILVERGNQALQQKAQDDKTLTTLSVEIQDVQEILNKHKTDNNELRKEVVELRRSLQQSKVESQFLREELRKAGGASANPAHFMEEKIQLLKEVERLKLSLQEVEQAKVKLLERAKRHQMIHQNNQQKSENELQMLSKLINKVRETLLSLPEVVKNCEQLQQLVEYIG from the exons ATGTCCTCCAGGAAGTCAAGTTCCACTGGGGAAGGCTTG CCCTCCAGTAAAAATGGAGAGCGTACCCCTTTGCGAAGTTTGGAGAACGGGATGCTGCACCTGTCAACTCCATCATCGAGACGGAAATCAAGTGCTGACACAGTGAAAACGATAAAA GATGATGTCCCCCTCTATGCTTGTTCTCCTGAAGCCGCTTGGGGACTCGGAGATGTCACGTTTAAATCCTTCATCTGTCCTGGGGGTGAGGTTGAGATTTCGGGCTCCTCAGTCTGTGCAGAACAGAGCATTATTTTGCCTTATGACCAGGATACATCCATCACTGCAACAGAAGATACAGTCATATCTGACAGTATGATTGTGGAGTCATGCAGTGACCACACAGAGCACCCCTACTACAATCTGGAGATGATAGATGCTTCTTCAGTTGACgctgaagcagctgcagcatcctTTTATGAAATCGACAACACTGCCCTGGCCTCTGGGAGCCTGGAGGATGAACATGCCACACACGATTCAGTAGTTTCACCCAATCactgcagtggagagagagatgccTGTGATAGAGGTGAGGTGGAAGTTGCAGATGTCACCAGACAACATGATGAGACAATTCCTCTGCCCCAGGCACAGCTTAATGAATCTTCACAAGACAACAGTTTAAATTCATCTAACGTCTCTGACTGTGGACAACTGTGTCAAGCTGATCATCCCAACTCTACCAGTGTACATGGTGTTCCTGTCCCCACCACTGTCTTTGAGACTAAGGGAACTAAACTAAGTGATGTAACCTTCAAATCTTTTAACTGCAGTGGAGGTGAGATGGAACTTTCAGATGGCACCAACCTTATAAATGAGACTATTCCTCTTCCAATGGTGACCAGCACTTTGTCATACAGTGATGGCATGAATCAAAGCGTTTTAGCTGGTGACCATGATGTGCAAAACGACAACGATCATTTAGATCACCCATACTGTTGTGATGAAAGTTCTTCATCAACTTCAAGAGGAAACCTTTCCACTGCCCAGGAACCATTGTCATGCAGCACTAATGGAATTGATGAAGTTAAACAGATAAGCTTGGTGGCACCGGATAGCGAGACTGACGGAGAAGAGGATGCTGCCTTTGGCTCTGTCTTCAAAGTTGAAGACGGGGTGGAACATTCAAATGTCACCTCATTGTCTGAGAAGACAATCTCTCTGTCTGATCACCATGCTGTGATCTGCCAGCCCCTGGATGACAACACTGCCCCTGCTTCTGTTACACAGGATCAAATCCAAGCTGACTATGAGCTACTAAACTGTCATGAGGGAAATGATGAAGTTGTTTTAGATCACCCACCAGTTTTCTACACATCTTCGCTGATCAACACGTCGTTAAATCAGTTGGATAATGAATCCAACTGTCAATTCCAAGAAACATCGAAGCACTCAATACATCCTGAAGATAGTGCGTTGCCTTCAATGCTCCACAAAACAGAGTCTTCTGACTGCAACAAATCTGTGGCTCCAGCAGAGGGTCCCACTCCAGTGGAAGTGCAGCAGCATCTGGAGATCGTCTCTCAAGTGCATTCAACGAGTGGAGCGCCTGAACCCAGTGAGGCAAAAGACAGTGCCCTTGGCTCATCGGAAAATGGACATGCGCTTTCCAATTCTGCTGAACACCTTCACGCAGACAATATCCCAGGCATTTTGAAAGCTCTGTCACAGTGTCCCTCATTAGCATCAGCTCTGAAGTTTGGAATCCTCAGTCCTGTTGTTAGGAGAATTTCTACATTTAAGACTCGTACTGATCGTGCTTTAGATAATTTTTTAGCAGACGACTCAGTTGTCGATGGTGAAAAGAGCCTGATGCCTCCTGTTATTGGTGACCCCTCAGGGTTATGGGCAGAGCATTTGGAGAGCCCCATGTCACGTCCGCTGTTCAACTCTACAGTACTGGGTTACAATACCCAGTCAGGCCCTGTCCCTGAGCCTGAAAAGGGTGTGAGTGTGAAGCCTTGTGCCATAACTCAGTCTGAAGCAGAAAAGCCAGTGCTGGACTACCCGTTGATTGCTGATGGTccccttcagcagcagctccggcAGATGGCAGAGTTCCTCATGTTCGCATCTGGAAAGATGGGCCCAGCTGGTGTTTCTGCATATGCTCTACCTCCTGCTGCCGCCACAGTCCCATCAGCAATAACTACTCCTGCAGAATCCCATAGTGTTTGTGTGGGCACCAGTGCTGTGGAACTAGTGGACCACAGCATCAACACATCTGGCCagtttgagagaaagagagaattcACTGTGGTTGATTCCTGCACTCTTACTGACCCTCTCCTGTGGAA TTTACCTCCAGGGAGCCTTGAGTGCTTCCCTAGAGAGGAGCTAGAGCAGAGGTTACGGTCTAGCATGATCATGGTGGAGGCCCTGGTGCAGCAGTTGACTGCAGCCCGAGAACAGGGATGTCACTCTGCAGGTCCTGCACCTTCCGAGCTCAGAGAGAAACTGGTGCAGACAGACCACACTGAACTCAGTCAG ACCTCAATGTACCGAGATCTTTATATGGAGGCTCTGAGCAGGATTAGTGATTTGGAGCTGGACGGAAGTTCTCTACAGAGCCTTATTCAGTGGATGCAGGACACGAGGGTCACCATG ACTTCTCTCACTAGTGACACGGATGCTGCTCTCTCTAACATGAAGGGAATTGAAGATGTAGTTAGAGAGGACCAACAAAGCCTCACTGTACAT TATGGTAAGATGAAGGCTCTATTGGAGAATACAAAGGTGACACAAATGCGAATGATGCAGAAGGTCAAAGATGCTCTTCACCAAAGAAATGACATGAGGACACAGATGGAAGACGCCTTCACAGCTAAAGAGGCG GCCTTCAGTGCGATGGAACAGCTCAGGACACACTGTGGCACAGAAATGTCAGAGCTTCAGAAGAGTTTGGGGTCACAGCAACAACTCCTGGCCGCCCTCAACCAGGCCTACCCAGAACAG GTTGCATTAAACCAGGCCTACAGTGAAACGCTGAACTCAGCTTCTAATCTTTTGTCTGAAACCATGGAGGAGCAGTCCAGTTTGATGAAAGAA CTCTGCACAGTCAGAGGGTTTCTGCAGAAAACTGCTCCCATGCTTCTGAAGCTGAACGATAAGGCAGCAGCTgctttgagagagagagacgagcacTTTTCTGCAAGAGACCAAGCTGTTGAAGAGAAAGAGCAG ATCGAAGAAGAATTGAACCAAACAAAGTGGAATCTCCAAACTGCCAGAGAAGAGATTGGTGATTTAAATCTGCAGTTGACCATTTTGTCCTcag aGATGGGTGTGCTGCGTCAGAAGCTCACAGAAAGAGACGAGGAGAGGGGTCAGCTGGAGAGGAAGGTGACCGAACTGTCTGCCACAGTTTCCTCAACATTGGCCTCCTACACCTTCTTGGAGCAGGCGCTTACTTCTGAGACAACAAA ATTGCAGAAGTCATGGAAGGACATCCAGCAAGCCAAGGACAAAGCAAATGA GCTGGAGACGTCACTGGACCAGTCGGAGGAGCGCGTGTCTGAGTTGAGTCAGGCTCTGGCTCAAAGTGAGGAGCAGCTCGATCAGCTGCAGACTCTCTCACAGTCTCAGAAACTGCAGATCCAGAAGCTCCAGAACGTTTGCACACAACTCAGTGGCGTGCGGGAGATGAACGAG ttctTACAGATGGAAAATGAGCTGGCAAGGGAGCAGGTGGTTGAAAGTGAGCGTCTGCTCAGGGCCAACCTGCAGGCGCTCAGGGAGAGGAACATCCACTGTGAGGACCTAAAGACAGAACATAGTCAGCTTCA gCTTGAGAACAGAAATTTGCAGGAGCAGCTGGAAACCACAGCATCCAGAGCCAGTGCAACCCAGCTAGAGCTCGGAGAGAAGCTGGCTCAGGCCGTCACTGAAATCACTTTGCTGCATCACACACTGCGAGGACTGACCAATGAGCTTCATGCAGCTCTCAATGACAAG AAATCTGAAGAACAGGGGGACAAAGAGTTTCCAACACTCCAGCACTCGGAGCGGCGTCACCCCTCCAGCTCGTTTGTCGACCGCATCATGGTCGCATTAACCACTGAGAAGGAGGAAGATGGTAAATTGGAGATGCTTCCTGAACCAG ATGTGCCTGAGCCACAGTGTGAAGCTTTGTTCAGTGAGAAGAGCGCCTTCACCCGCATTGCAGCCTTCACCCCTAAAAAGAGTTTGAGGGCAGTAGTAGAGTTTGAACCAGAAGAGGACGATCAGAGCAACGTGGCGGAGCTGCTGGCCGACCTGGGCAGCACCGTCACTGAGCTCATCAGCGCCTTGAAACTGGTGCAAGAGCGAAAAGAtgctgagctggaggagctgcacaaCACCAT CTATggcctgcaggaggagcagcaggcttcaaacagcaaacacattgCTGAAGTGTTTCAGCTCCAACATCAACTCAATCGACTGAACATCCTGGTTGAGAGAGGAAATCAGGCGTTACAGCAGAAAGCTCAG GATGACAAAACTTTGACAACGTTATCGGTAGAAATACAAGACGTCCAGGAAATTCTAAACAAACACAAGACTGATAATAAT GAATTGCGGAAGGAGGTGGTTGAGCTCCGTCGCTCACTCCAGCAGTCGAAGGTGGAATCTCAGTTCCTGCGTGAGGAGTTGAGAAAAGCTGGTGGGGCCTCAGCGAACCCAGCGCACTTCATGGAAGAGAAGATCCAGTTATTGAAAGAG GTGGAGAGACTGAAGCTGAGTcttcaggaggtggagcaggcAAAAGTGAAACTACTGGAAAGAGCAAAGAGACAT CAAATGATCCATCAGAACAACCAGCAGAAGAGTGAGAATGAACTTCAGATGCTCAGCAAATTGATCAATAAAGTCAGAGAG ACGCTGCTGTCTTTACCAGAGGTTGTGAAGAATTGTGAACAACTCCAGCAGCTTGTCGAATACATCGGctga